A stretch of the Lineus longissimus chromosome 12, tnLinLong1.2, whole genome shotgun sequence genome encodes the following:
- the LOC135497013 gene encoding 7SK snRNA methylphosphate capping enzyme-like has product MSVGVKQPTQFQRTEFKLSTTTVKCPMMPRPIGMTDAPGSVSDGEGMSSLAPPAMRTRSKSVSTRPTSSNKEAELDDPRRQQQAFRRRRFLSHSHLHQRYDRGGHASQQIRRRRHSTKNEKEKIVLPTKFLLGGNINDPLNLNGLPSDNTEQATPVSSPLATPAHRRLPVNVIIPLNITDPLNLNCDDEELAKLLKKKKRIKHHKKKDSSNSLLSETSIQETPNPDVTKPLSIEIDQDTEKNVEPPKQESSKATSPPILQDKIVSPVIPQISPKRRRKRLSSERGECKPDSSSSAARNIFREDSDPKGDSISPSGSKYRRQHSGQSQDGQRSHQNQQPPNKKPRNSNAGGKFIYGNYNRYYGYRNPELEDNRLKCFKKDWFTGKDVLDIGCNVGHITLAIARYFEPNKITGIDIDGKLIGAARKNIKYYLPGQDGGDMAIKFPSSMKTCFGPISKKAVSEPLPSKFPKNVLFRQANYVLETDSLLDLQKQEYDVVLALSVTKWVHFNWGDDGLKRFFRRIAKQLRPGGILILEPQPWVSYKKKKKLTDTIFSNFQSIKFRPEHFRDYLLSSACGFCTCQFIDVPFNKNQGFRRPIQIYIKPRPYDGALPIEGRYSPMTPATPMTPHFDRDPFEGRDMDNHVYPPMSPMYPPMSPMQMPMNMPPMGSRLQYRRFSMPCPVLPRNSWSLPAMLSSLAEQEAPDEIEDSYTGHQMGAPCTISRNPNQCEQTECPAAAAAAASASHAPNSDSTYLKSRISTGDNVDSANTTKTEESAESIEKAITMETDSSSSSKSEIVKSVAGDCCQKSERDDKKSESVDIDVKSREGK; this is encoded by the exons ATGAGTGTTGGTGTCAAACAGCCAACACAGTTTCAGAGGACTGAATTTAAGTTGAGCACTACCACTGTAAAATGCCCGATGATGCCGAGGCCCATCGGTATGACAGATGCGCCAGGTTCGGTCTCCGATGGCGAGGGGATGTCAAGTCTTGCCCCACCCGCTATGAGGACGCGATCAAAGTCTGTATCGACACGTCCGACCAGCTCGAACAAGGAGGCCGAGTTAGACGATCCAAGACGACAACAACAGGCATTTCGGCGGAGAAGATTTTTGTCTCATTCTCATCTGCACCAGCGATATGATCGTGGCGGACATGCCAGTCAGCAGATTCGTAGGCGTCGCCATAGTACCAAAAAcgagaaagaaaaaattgtgctTCCAACTAAATTTTTGCTTGGCGGAAATATCAATGATCCGCTGAACTTGAATGGGTTGCCTTCTGATAATACTGAGCAGGCGACACCGGTTTCATCGCCTCTTGCAACTCCAGCTCACCGGCGCTTACCAGTTAATGTGATAATTCCGCTAAATATTACTGATCCGCTTAATCTTAACTGTGATGATGAAGAGCTAGCAAaacttctgaagaagaaaaagcgcATCAAGCATCATAAGAAGAAGGACTCATCCAATTCTCTTCTGAGTGAGACCTCAATTCAGGAGACACCAAATCCTGATGTCACAAAACCACTGTCTATTGAAATCGACCAAGATACAGAAAAGAATGTGGAACCGCCAAAACAAGAGAGCAGCAAAGCGACCTCCCCTCCGatattacaagataaaattGTTTCACCTGTGATCCCTCAGATTTCACCCAAGCGCCGGAGAAAACGGTTGAGTAGTGAACGTGGTGAATGTAAGCCGGACTCGAGTTCAAGCGCAGCTAGGAATATATTCCGTGAAGATTCGGATCCTAAGGGTGACAGTATATCACCAAGCGGGAGCAAATATCGTCGGCAGCATAGTGGTCAGTCACAGGATGGACAGCGCTCCCATCAAAACCAACAACCGCCAAATAAAAAACCACGTAATTCAAACGCTGGTGGGAAATTCATCTATGGTAATTACAACCGCTACTACGGTTACAGGAACCCAGAACTTGAGGACAATCGTTTGAAATGCTTCAAGAAGGACTGGTTCACAGGCAAAGATGTGCTAGATATTGGTTGCAACGTGGGCCACATCACCTTGGCAATCGCTCGATACTTCGAACCAAATAAAATCACAGGAATTGACATTGACGGGAAACTAATTGGGGCAGCTCGAAAAAACATCAAGTATTACTTGCCGGGTCAGGATGGAGGTGACATGGCCATAAAGTTTCCTTCTTCCATGAAGACCTGTTTTGGACCGATATCAAAGAAAGCTGTCAGTGAACCGTTGCCCTCGAAATTCCCCAAGAATGTGCTTTTTCGACAG GCCAACTATGTGCTCGAGACTGATTCATTACTAGACCTGCAGAAGCAAGAATACGATGTCGTCCTGGCCCTGAGTGTCACAAAATGGGTCCACTTCAACTGGGGAGATGACGGCCTGAAGAGATTTTTCCGCCGTATTGCCAAGCAGCTTCGTCCCGGTGGGATACTGATCCTGGAGCCACAACCATGGGTTTCctacaaaaagaagaaaaaattaaCT GACACCATCTTCAGCAATTTCCAGTCAATCAAGTTTAGACCAGAGCACTTCCGTGACTACTTGTTGTCCAGTGCCTGTGGATTCTGCACATGCCAGTTCATTGATGTACCATTCAACAAAAACCAAG GGTTTAGACGGCCAATCCAGATCTACATAAAACCACGGCCCTACGATGGCGCGCTGCCAATTGAAGGTCGTTACTCTCCAATGACCCCAGCAACGCCAATGACACCACATTTCGATAGGGACCCATTTGAAGGGCGTGACATGGATAATCATGTATATCCACCAATGTCACCAATGTATCCACCGATGTCACCAATGCAGATGCCGATGAATATGCCACCAATGGGGTCCCGTCTTCAGTACAGACGCTTCAGCATGCCATGTCCGGTTCTGCCAAGGAATTCGTGGTCGTTACCAGCCATGCTGAGTTCTCTAGCCGAGCAGGAAGCACCAGATGAAATCGAAGATTCCTACACAGGTCACCAGATGGGAGCACCGTGCACGATAAGCAGAAATCCTAATCAGTGCGAACAAACGGAGTgcccagcagcagcagcagcagcagcatccGCCTCTCATGCACCAAACTCTGATAGTACATACTTAAAATCAAGGATTAGCACTGGGGACAATGTTGATTCAGCAAATACTACCAAAACTGAGGAATCTGCAGAATCCATTGAAAAAGCCATAACCATGGAAACAGATTCTTCCTCAAGTTCCAAATCTGAAATTGTCAAATCGGTAGCTGGTGACTGTTGTCAGAAAAGTGAAAGAGATGATAAAAAAAGTGAAAGTGTTGACATTGATGTAAAAAGTCGTGAGGGCAAATAG
- the LOC135496770 gene encoding peroxisomal trans-2-enoyl-CoA reductase-like, which yields MAATMKLATSIFRPGLFAGKTAIVTGGGTGIGLGITKELLHLGCKVMIASRKEERLKESMTKIKNWLQPENVEHIQMTLCNIRKEEEVKKLMSHTIATFGGIDYLVNNGGGQFIAPMENVSLKGWNAIVETNLTGTFLCIREAFNQWMQQHGGAMVNITMDLWRGFPGFAASSAARAGIDNLTKSLAMEWAPSGVRINSLAPGTIYSETAAANYPDPNMFNDIIPTIPAKRLGTVEEVASAACFLLSPGASFITGESLKVDGGQCLYRVSWEIPDHDSMPVYKWQEKSKEEDKDKPKAKL from the exons ATGGCAGCTACCATGAAATTGGCAACTAGCATTTTTCGTCCTGGTCTTTTTGCTGGAAAAACGGCTATTGTCACTGGAGGAGGGACAGGAATAGGCCTTGGAATCACAAAAGAGTTACTTCATCTAG GATGTAAAGTCATGATCGCATCCAGGAAAGAGGAGCGTCTAAAGGAATCCATGACCAAAATAAAGAACTGGCTACAACCAGAAAATGTTGAGCACATCCAGATGACACTGTGTAACATACGGAAAGAAGAGGAG gTAAAGAAATTAATGTCCCACACAATCGCTACCTTTGGAGGAATAGATTATCTCGTCAATAATGGTGGAGGACAGTTCATTGCGCCCATGGAGAATGTCAGCTTAAAAGGATGGAACGCTATCGTGGAGACAAATTTGACAGGGACGTTCTTGTGCATAAGGGAAG CTTTTAATCAATGGATGCAGCAGCATGGTGGAGCAATGGTCAACATCACAATGGACCTATGGAGAGGTTTCCCAGGTTTTGC gGCATCGTCTGCGGCCAGAGCAGGCATTGACAATCTTACCAAATCTCTTGCCATGGAGTGGGCTCCCTCTGGTGTCAGGATTAATTCGTTAGCACCT GGCACTATCTACTCCGAGACAGCGGCTGCTAATTACCCAGACCCCAACATGTTTAATGATATCATCCCGACTATTCCCGCTAAAAGACTTGGAACAGTTGAAGAG GTCGCATCAGCCGCCTGCTTCTTATTGTCACCTGGTGCTTCATTCATCACAGGAGAATCGCTCAAGGTTGATGGAGGTCAATGTTTGTACCGAGTATCATGGGAAATTCCAG aCCATGATAGTATGCCAGTGTACAAATGGCAAGAAAAGTCcaaagaagaagataaagacaaaccaaaggcGAAACTGTGA